One segment of Lutra lutra chromosome 12, mLutLut1.2, whole genome shotgun sequence DNA contains the following:
- the SLC35E4 gene encoding solute carrier family 35 member E4 isoform X1: MCRCLLEHHDGRMTSAEAVAATSGARVAGSPEWRPDTPPALGQPGRARVAVAALVWLLAGASMSSLNKWIFTVHGFGRPLLLSALHMLAAALVCRWGAQRPMPRHTGRQVLLLSLTFGTSMACGNVGLSSVPLDLAQLATTTTPLITLALSALLLGRRHHPLQFAAMGPLCLGAACSLAGELRTPPAGCGFLLAATCLRGLKSIQQSECLGHRLRRCPVTGGEAGRGDPAVCHLGAQLLPAGGCGLGVGGRCGPATCSHQLPPLGLRPAQLRTVRALQLGQLLPAGSHLRPHRPRPGQPHCRGQSRPVPTPVWQPPQHPQLRGHCTHPFRNVPLPQLRVRGLLGCPPGLLAEGPDWQRSLRPRDQLGSLGQPQPESNLGQWPWEKQRAGSHWGLGREVVGEPSGRTILEAGMGIPREKPPPVPCLPLITDLTHHWMVGPDLA; this comes from the exons ATGTGTCGCTGCCTGCTGGAGCACCATGATGGCAGGATGACCTCAGCGGAGGCAGTGGCAGCAACTAGTGGTGCACGGGTGGCTGGGTCCCCCGAGTGGCGCCCCGACACCCCCCCGGCCCTTGGGCAGCCTGGCCGGGCCCGGGTGGCAGTGGCAGCGCTGGTGTGGCTGCTGGCAGGGGCCAGCATGTCGAGCCTCAACAAGTGGATCTTCACTGTGCATGGCTTCGGGCGGCCCCTGCTGCTGTCTGCGCTGCACATGCTGGCAGCAGCACTGGTGTGCCGCTGGGGGGCACAGCGTCCCATGCCCCGCCACACCGGCCGTCAAGTGCTGCTGCTCAGCCTCACCTTTGGTACCTCGATGGCCTGTGGCAACGTGGGCCTGAGCTCTGTGCCCCTGGACCTGGCACAGctggccaccaccaccacaccgCTGATCACGCTGGCCCTGTCGGCGCTGCTGCTGGGCCGGCGCCACCACCCGCTGCAATTTGCCGCCATGGGACCCCTTTGCCTGGGGGCCGCCTGCAGCCTGGCTGGTGAGCTCCGGACCCCACCCGCGGGCTGTGGCTTCCTGCTGGCTGCTACCTGCCTCCGGGGCCTCAAGTCCATACAGCAGAGTGAGTGCCTGGGCCACCGGCTGAGAAG GTGCCCTGTTACAGGAGGAGAGGCTGGACGCGGTGACCCTGCTGTATGCCACCTCGGTGCCCAGCTTCTGCCTGCTGGCGGGTGCGGCCTTGGTGTTGGAGGCCGGTGTGGCCCTGCCACCTGCTCCCACCAGCTCCCACCTCTGGGCCTGCGTCCTGCTCAGCTGCGCACTGTCCGTGCTCTACAACTTGGCCAGCTTCTCCCTGCTGGCTCTCACCTCCGCCCTCACCGTCCACGTCCTGGGCAACCTCACTGTCGTGGGCAATCTCGTCCTGTCCCGACTCCTGTTTGGCAGCCGCCTCAGCACCCTCAGCTACGTGGGCATTGCACTCACCCTTTCAGGAATGTTCCTTTACCACAACTGCGAGTTCGTGGCCTCCTGGGCTGCCCGCCGGGCCTTCTGGCAGAGGGACCGGACTGGCAAAGGTCTTTGAGACCAAGGGACCAGCTGGGCTCCCTGGGACAGCCCCAGCCTGAATCCAACCTTGGCCAATGGCCATGGGAAAAGCAGAGAGCAGGCAGCCACTGGGGCCTTGGgagagaggtggtgggggagcCTTCTGGAAGGACCATCTTGGAGGCTGGAATGGGGATTCCCAGAGAGAAACCACCTCCTGTCCCTTGCCTGCCTCTCATCACGGACCTCACTCACCACTGGATGGTGGGTCCAGACCTGGCATAG
- the SLC35E4 gene encoding solute carrier family 35 member E4 isoform X2: MCRCLLEHHDGRMTSAEAVAATSGARVAGSPEWRPDTPPALGQPGRARVAVAALVWLLAGASMSSLNKWIFTVHGFGRPLLLSALHMLAAALVCRWGAQRPMPRHTGRQVLLLSLTFGTSMACGNVGLSSVPLDLAQLATTTTPLITLALSALLLGRRHHPLQFAAMGPLCLGAACSLAGELRTPPAGCGFLLAATCLRGLKSIQQSALLQEERLDAVTLLYATSVPSFCLLAGAALVLEAGVALPPAPTSSHLWACVLLSCALSVLYNLASFSLLALTSALTVHVLGNLTVVGNLVLSRLLFGSRLSTLSYVGIALTLSGMFLYHNCEFVASWAARRAFWQRDRTGKGL; encoded by the exons ATGTGTCGCTGCCTGCTGGAGCACCATGATGGCAGGATGACCTCAGCGGAGGCAGTGGCAGCAACTAGTGGTGCACGGGTGGCTGGGTCCCCCGAGTGGCGCCCCGACACCCCCCCGGCCCTTGGGCAGCCTGGCCGGGCCCGGGTGGCAGTGGCAGCGCTGGTGTGGCTGCTGGCAGGGGCCAGCATGTCGAGCCTCAACAAGTGGATCTTCACTGTGCATGGCTTCGGGCGGCCCCTGCTGCTGTCTGCGCTGCACATGCTGGCAGCAGCACTGGTGTGCCGCTGGGGGGCACAGCGTCCCATGCCCCGCCACACCGGCCGTCAAGTGCTGCTGCTCAGCCTCACCTTTGGTACCTCGATGGCCTGTGGCAACGTGGGCCTGAGCTCTGTGCCCCTGGACCTGGCACAGctggccaccaccaccacaccgCTGATCACGCTGGCCCTGTCGGCGCTGCTGCTGGGCCGGCGCCACCACCCGCTGCAATTTGCCGCCATGGGACCCCTTTGCCTGGGGGCCGCCTGCAGCCTGGCTGGTGAGCTCCGGACCCCACCCGCGGGCTGTGGCTTCCTGCTGGCTGCTACCTGCCTCCGGGGCCTCAAGTCCATACAGCAGA GTGCCCTGTTACAGGAGGAGAGGCTGGACGCGGTGACCCTGCTGTATGCCACCTCGGTGCCCAGCTTCTGCCTGCTGGCGGGTGCGGCCTTGGTGTTGGAGGCCGGTGTGGCCCTGCCACCTGCTCCCACCAGCTCCCACCTCTGGGCCTGCGTCCTGCTCAGCTGCGCACTGTCCGTGCTCTACAACTTGGCCAGCTTCTCCCTGCTGGCTCTCACCTCCGCCCTCACCGTCCACGTCCTGGGCAACCTCACTGTCGTGGGCAATCTCGTCCTGTCCCGACTCCTGTTTGGCAGCCGCCTCAGCACCCTCAGCTACGTGGGCATTGCACTCACCCTTTCAGGAATGTTCCTTTACCACAACTGCGAGTTCGTGGCCTCCTGGGCTGCCCGCCGGGCCTTCTGGCAGAGGGACCGGACTGGCAAAGGTCTTTGA